In Canis lupus dingo isolate Sandy chromosome 32, ASM325472v2, whole genome shotgun sequence, the following are encoded in one genomic region:
- the LOC112647311 gene encoding 60S ribosomal protein L17: protein MVRYSLDPENPTKSCKSRGSNLRVHFKNTRETAQAIKGMHIRKATKYLKDVTLQKQCVPFRRYNGGVGRCAQAKQWGWTQGRWPKKSAEFLLHMLKNAESNAELKGLDVDSLVIEHIQVNKAPKMRRRTYRAHGRINPYMSSPCHIEMILTEKEQIVPKPEEEVAQKKKISQKKLKKQKLMARE from the coding sequence CGCtggacccagaaaaccctacaaaatcatgcaagtcgagaggttcaaatcttcgtgttcactttaagaacacacgtgaaactgcccaggccatcaagggtatgcatattcgaaaagccaccaagtatctgaaagatgtcactttgcagaagcagtgTGTGCCATTCCGTCGCTACAATGGTGGAGTTGGTAGGTGTGCAcaggccaaacagtggggctggacacagggtcggtggcccaagaagagtgctgagtttttactgcacatgcttaaaaatgcggagagtaatgctgaacttaagggtttagatgtagattctctggtcattgagcacatccaggtgaaTAAAGCCCCCAAGATGCGACGTAGAACCTACAGGGCTCATGGCCGGATTAATCCATACAtgagctctccctgccacattgagatgattcttactgaaaaagagcagattgttcctaaaccagaagaggaggttgcacagaagaaaaagatatcccagaagaaactgaagaaacaaaaacttatggcccgggagtaa